The Streptomyces capitiformicae genome contains the following window.
GTGGGCGCAGCACCCAGATCAGTGGCACGGCCATTCCCCAGCTCAACCAGAACGCCGTAGCGGCAGGGAGCGCTGACATCGATGCTGTCTCGGGCGCCACGTACACCAGCGGTGGCTACAAGGAATCCCTCCAGTCCGCGCTGGACCAGGCCGGTGGCTGATCCGGGGGCCGACCCCGCCGCGGTACCTCTCTCCCAACTGCGCCACGCCGAGGAGGTCATGGGCACCGTCTTCTCGTTCGACATACGGGGAGGCGAGCCCACTGCGGTCAAGGCCGCGCTCGAAGAGGCGGTGGCCGGGCTGCACACCGTCGACGAGGTGTTCAGCACCTACCGCGAGAACAGCCAGATATCGCGGCTCGACCGGGGTGAAGTGACGATCGAGGAGTGCGATCCGGAGGTCGCCGAGGTCCTCGAACTGTGCGCCGAGGCCGAGCGGTTGAGCGAGGGCTGGTTCAGCGCCACGTACGAGGGCCGCTTCGATCCGACCGGGCTGGTCAAGGGATGGGCCACCGAGCGGGCCGCCCTGCGTCTGGTCGAGGCCGGTGCGGTCGGGGTCAGCGTCAACGGTGGCGGGGACGTCCAGCTCTGTGGCGTGCCCGGCCCCGATCGGCCGTGGCGGGTCGGTGTGGCGGACCCCCTGCGCCCCGGTGGCCTGGCCGCCGTCGTCACCGCCGCCCGCGCCGACCGGCTGGCGGTGGCCACCTCCGGCACGGCGGAACGGGGCGCCCACATCGTCGACCCCCGTACCGGCAAGTCCGCCGTGACGGACCTGGTCTCGGTGACCGTGGTGGGCCCCCGCCTCACCTGGGCGGACTGCTGGGCGACGGCGGCGTTCGCGATGGGTTCGCGGGAGGGCCTGGCGTGGCTGGAGTCCCTCCCGGACACGGAGGCGTTGCTGATCACGGCGGGGGACGAGGTGCGGTGCACGGGGGGACTGGCCGCACGCCTGGGCTGACGGGGCTGGGCCGCGCCCCGTAAGGGGCGCGGGGAACCGCGCGATCAGCCCCCGCCCACCCGCAGTCGGCGCACGGCAGTAACCGCCCCTCTCAGTGGCCGTTCTGAGCCAGCCTCAGCAAGTGGTCGGCCAAGGACTGTCCTCCACTGGGATCCCGGCTGATCAACAACAACGTGTCGTCGCCCGCGATGGTCCCCAGGATGTCGTGCAGCTCGGCCTGGTCGATCGCGGAGGCGAGGAACTGGGCCGCGCCCGGAGGCGTGCGCAGGACCACGAGGTTCGCGGAGGCCTCCGCGGAGATCAGCAGCTCCTGCGAGAGCCGCCGCATCCGCTCCTCCTTCGCCGACTCGCCCAGCGGAGCCCGGGGGGTCCGGAAACCGCCCTCACTCGGCACCGCGTAGATGAGGTCGCCGTCGGTGTTGCGGATCTTCACCGCGTTGAGCTCGTCCAGATCCCGGCTGAGCGTCGCCTGTGTGACGCTCAGCCCGTCGTCGGACAACAGCTTCGCCAACTGGCTCTGCGACCGCACAGGTTGCCGGTTGAGGATGTCCACGATCCGGCGGTGGCGGGCCATGCGGGTCTGCGGTACGGCGGGCCCCGCCTGGTCGTGCTCCTGCGCCTGGCTCATCGTCGTCTCATTCCCCGGATCGTCCGTCCCCA
Protein-coding sequences here:
- a CDS encoding FAD:protein FMN transferase, which codes for MADPGADPAAVPLSQLRHAEEVMGTVFSFDIRGGEPTAVKAALEEAVAGLHTVDEVFSTYRENSQISRLDRGEVTIEECDPEVAEVLELCAEAERLSEGWFSATYEGRFDPTGLVKGWATERAALRLVEAGAVGVSVNGGGDVQLCGVPGPDRPWRVGVADPLRPGGLAAVVTAARADRLAVATSGTAERGAHIVDPRTGKSAVTDLVSVTVVGPRLTWADCWATAAFAMGSREGLAWLESLPDTEALLITAGDEVRCTGGLAARLG
- a CDS encoding FMN-binding protein, which encodes MLTGSAVQTDYGPVQVRITVSGGKITQAEALQQPSGGRSTQISGTAIPQLNQNAVAAGSADIDAVSGATYTSGGYKESLQSALDQAGG
- a CDS encoding arginine repressor gives rise to the protein MSQAQEHDQAGPAVPQTRMARHRRIVDILNRQPVRSQSQLAKLLSDDGLSVTQATLSRDLDELNAVKIRNTDGDLIYAVPSEGGFRTPRAPLGESAKEERMRRLSQELLISAEASANLVVLRTPPGAAQFLASAIDQAELHDILGTIAGDDTLLLISRDPSGGQSLADHLLRLAQNGH